The window TCGCTACCGCGTGGGTGTCGTAGAAAAATGGGACTTCAAGCTCGTCTTTTAAGAGTCCCAAGAATTTCTGTGTTTTTTTACTTCCGAGTGGATGTTCAGCACTCAGCCTATGAAGCTCCTCGACGAACTCCTGGTTCTTCAGCGGGCCAAGCCACAGCGGCCCATGGGCGGTGGCTTTCGATGGGAGGAAGGTGTTTTCAAACTCGAACTTTCCGCTCTCGTCTTGGTAAAGGTAGCCAAGCTGCTTCATGCTTTTATCTGCCGTCTTTGCTCCGTTCCTCAGCTGGAGGAAGGCCCTGAAGTAGTGGTCACGGTAGTAGGCCAGAAGAACCTCAACGCCGAGGTCGTATTTGGCAGCGTACCTGACGAGGGTCCCAATGAGGATCCTAAGGCCTGCCTCATGGCAGAGCTCGCCCCTTATGGGCTCTGCAAGGTATTTGCGCAGGCAAGCGTTCCTGTAGGCTCCGCAGAGGACTCCAGTGTCGGTCGCAGTGATAGCCAAAACGCCGCGCCTTTTTACGGCTCTAAGAGCCGAATCAAGGAACTCCATCGGCGAGCCGAATGGGTCCAAGTCAACGAAGTCGAAGTATCTAAACTGCTCGTTCATCAGCCTGTTAGCGTCGGCGTTGGTTACAACCAACGTTTTTTCTCCCTCGAGAACGGCCATCTTCCCTTCGATTTCGAGCTCTCCGGAGAAGTTCAGTTTCACGTTATCGACTATAAGCCTGAACGCATTGGGATTTATGTCGTTGAGCCATATCTCCCCAGCAGGGGTTTCGAGGGCGTAGCGGATGCCTCTTATCCCTGTCGCAGAGAGCGCATCAAGAACGCGCCTGGAGCCGAGAGCCTTCAGAGCAAGAACGCTTATGTCTCTGTTCAGAGCCATAAGGGGATTGTAGAAGACTGGCGCATCGTAAATCCTCTCGGCCTTTGGAACCAAAATCCTCGCGAGACCTTCCCTCACTTCCTTTAGCTCCATCATCTCACCAGAGAAAGAAAAGGTTGGGGGGTTTAAAGGATTTCGACGTAGTCGCCGAGGGCCTGTCCGGGAAGGCCTGGCTTGAAGTAGGCCTTGACCTCACCGCGGTTGCCGTGAGGTTTGAGAATCTTTCCAACCATCTTCTTTCCGGTCGGCGTCCTCCAGACGACCTTCCTGCCGATGAGCCTGGCAGCCTGCTCCCTTCCGTCAACGCCGAGCGGCTTGAGAATCATGTGGTGGTTGTCCTGGTGTTCGTGGGTACCGGCGTAGGCAAGGACGATGGCCTTTCCACGTGGCATCGCCCTCACCTCCACCGAAGGGGGTTCACTGGAGGGAACTTTTAAGCTTTATCCTTCAAACCCGGCGAGCCCATCATCTATATCAAGTATCTCCCTAATGTCCTTGATTTTGACGAAGTTCTGCCTCTCGAAGAGCAGAGCCACGTCGCTCTTGTAGGGAGAGGCCTTCTGGACGAGGAGTGTGTTATCATCGAGGATGTAGGTGAACCTTCCCGGGCTGTCATCAACCCACACGAATGGCTCATCAGGATAGAGCGCCCTGAGGGTCTCGAACTTCTGGAGCATGTCCTTCGTACCCTTAAATGTTATAACCTCATCGAACTCGTCGTACCAGTTCGTCTTCTTCATGAAGATGACCTTTCCGCCTGGATAAGTGTGCTCGCCAGAGAAGCTTATAACGCGCCTTCCGCGCTTTCTCAGCGTTCTGATTACCTCCTTCGCGAAGGGGAAGTCCTTAATGTACTTCGGCATCAGCTTGTAGTACTCGTGTATCGTTCCCTGGGCCACCAGCTCGTGGATGACGCCAAGGTACTGGTAGGTCAGCTTGCCCTTGATGAAAAGGAAAAGTGCCTTGTAGTACTCGTCATAGAGGTCGCTCTCTATCACGGCGGGAATGGTTTTCTCTATAGCTATCGTGAGAGCCTTCTCAACGGCACCCGTGCTGTCAACGAGCGTCCCATCGAAGTCAAAGAGGTAAACTACCATGATTGAGGGTATCACCTACGGAGTTATAACGCTTTCTTCCCGAAAGGATTTTATTAATGAAGCCCATCATCACGTCTGGTGGTTGTGATGAGAATCGAGAGACTCCAGGAGTACATCTCAGAGAAGGGTCTTGACGCCGCTCTAATAACGAGAAGGGAGAACCTCTTCTACTTTACCGGAAGCTCACCCGTCCTTGGTGGCTATCTCGTTGTTACCCCAGACGAGAGCGTGTTTCTCGTTCCAGAGCTCGAGTATGAGGAGGCGAAGGAGACTTCAAAGGTCCCCGTTGAAAAGTTCAAGGCTGGAAAGGGGCTGTACGAGAGGCTGAAAAGCTTCAAACTAAGAAAGCTCGGCATTGAAGGCAGAACGAGCTTTTCAATGGTTCAGGCCCTCAGGGAAAAGGCCGGTGTTGAGGACTTCGACGTTCTCGATGAGGTCATCAAGGAGCTCAGAATCATTAAGACAAAGGAAGAGATAGAGGTCATTGAAGCTGCCTGCAAGATAGCCGATATGGCCATGATGGCGGCGCTGGAAGAGATAAGTGAGGGCAAGCGTGAAAGGGAAATAGCCGCGGAGATGGAGTACGTCATGAAGATGAACGGCGCGGAAAAGCCAGCCTTCGACACTATAATAGCCAGCGGCTGGCGCTCTGCTCTGCCCCACGGCGTTGCCAGCGACAAAAGGATAGAGCGCGGCGAGCTGGTCGTTATCGACGAGGGCGCCCTTTACAGACACTACCATTCCGATATGACCAGAACCATTGTTGTTGGCTCCCCGAACGAGAAGCAGAAGGAGATCTACGAAATAGTCCTTGAGGCCCAGAAGAAGGGTGTGGAGGCAGCAAGGCCTGGAATAACGGCCAAAGAGCTTGACACCATTGTCAGGAATATCATAGCCGAGTACGGCTACGGCGACAACTTCATCCACTCCACCGGCCACGGCGTAGGCCTTGAAATCCACGAGTGGCCTCGTGTGAGCCAGCAGGACGACACAGAGCTCAAGCCGGGCATGGTAATAACTATCGAGCCCGGTATATACATTCCCAAGTTCGGTGGAGTTCGCATAGAGGACACCGTTCTCATAACCGAGAACGGCGCAAAGAGGCTTACCAAGACTGAGAGGGAGCTCATCTGACTCCTTCCCCATTTCTCTCACAACTTTTTAAAGCCCGATACCTATTTTTTCAGGGGGTGAGAAGGTGCAGATAATCCACGAGGATCCCAAGGAGGGCAAGGTGAAGGTCAAGGCAGAGACTCTCGATGATCTCTGGCACCTCTACCACATCATCGACGAGGGAGACGTCGTTTACGCCAAAACGCTCAGAAAGCAGAGCCAGAGGAGCGACTCCCTGAGAGCGGAGAAGGTCGAGGTTATCCCAGTCTTCCTTGGAGTTAGGGCGGAGAAGATAAACTTCCACAAGTTCGCCAACCAGGTACGCGTTACCGGGCCGATAGTCTACGCGAGCAGGGAGGACGTTCCCCTCGGGAAGTACCACACCATAGCCATCGAGGAGGGCACGGTAGTCACAATCCAGAAGCCACGCTGGAAGGAGCATCACATCGAGCGCTTGAGGGAAGCGGTCAGCGCCTCCAAGCGCGCCAGGGTCATGATAGTCGTTATCGATGATGGCGAGGCCGACATGGCGCTGGTGAGGGAATATGGCGTGGAAATACTCACGAGCATAAGGCACAACCTCGGCGGAAAGCGTTACAACACGGACAGGGAAGCCGAGGAGAAGAGGTTCTTCCACGATGTGGCAAAGACCATGGAGGAGATAATGAACCGTGAGAAGGTCGAGAAGGCCATAGTTGCCGGCCCTGGTTTCGTCAAGGAAGACTTCTACAAGTTCCTCCGAGAGAACTATCCAGAGCTGGTCAAGAAGGTCGTCATCGAGGACACGAGCGTGACCGGCAGAACGGGCATCTACGAGGTTATCAAACGTGGAACCGTCGATAGGGTCTACCACGAGAACCGCGTTGCGAAAGAAGTCCAGCTCATTGAAAAGGTGCTCGAGAACATAGCGAAGAACAACGGCCTAGTTGCCTATGGCCTCAGGGAAGTCGAGGAAGCAGCGAACTACGGCGCGGTTGAGACGCTCCTGGTTCTCGACGAACTGCTCAAGGGGGAGATGAGAGAGAAGATCGAGGAACTAATGGACGCTGTTAGATACTCTCGCGGTGAGGTCGTCATCGTCAGCTCAGAGCATGAAGGAGGGGAGAAGCTGAAAGCCCTTGGAGGCCTGGCGGCTCTGCTGAGGTTTAGAGTGAAATGAGCTCTACCCCTCTCCGTACAGCTCTGTGTAGGGGTCCCTTTCAAAAGTCGGGAAGGTCTTTTCTTTCCCTCCTTTCACAAGAACCCGTTCTTTTTCCTCCGTGAACTCCCCGAGCTCAAATGCCATAATTCCATTTTTATTTAATTCTGTAATTAAAGCATCAGCTTTCTCTGGCGGCGTTATGGCTATCAGCGTTCCCGTTGAGGAAACGCTCCACGGCTCAAGGCCGTAGAACTCAAGCACCTTCCTTACCAGAGGGTCGAGGTAGAGCCTATCCGCATAGACCCTGAACCCAACCCCCGAATTCTCAGCTATCTCGTGGAGCGCTGTTAGGCCGCCTTCGGTGGCATCGTGCATGCCCCTGACGAACGGCCTCGCAATCAGGGCGTCAGGAAGGGCAGTCTCAAATGTGAAAAGCCTCTTAAGCCTCTCGATCTCCTTGAATGTTAGAAACTTCCTTAGCTCCTCCTCCCGAAAATACGCGGCAGAAACGGCAAACTCGAGGCCGATCTTGGCGGTAACGATTATTTTATCGCCCGGCTCCGCCAGCGGGAGCTTTAGTTCGTCTTTTCTCACCAGACCCATCGCGGTGGTCGTTGAAGTGGGCTCTGCTATAGTTGGGTAAGCCCCAGTGTGGCCACCAATTATGGAGCTTCCATACTTGCGGCACTCGGTGTTTAGGCTTCTCATGATGTTCTCCAGGAAACTTCTCTCGGTCCCAGGGGGAAAGAGCAGATCAACTATCAGCCACCTTGGTCTTGCACCAAAAACTGCAACATCACTCGCTGCAAAATGGTAGGTGAAGAATCCGAAGGTTTCTTCGGGCACGCCAAGTGTCGGGTCTGTGGCGACGATTAAGTAGTGCTCGTGGTCGTATTCGAGGACTGCCGAGTCGAACCCTTCCCGCGGGCCGTAAATAACCCGAACATCCTCAATTCCAATGTTTGGAAAGACAACTTCTCTCAGAACATCATTCCTTAACTTTCCGGGTGGGAGTCTCACCCCTCAACCCTCCGGAACTTCGCGATTATTTCCTGTGCATCCCTTAGGGTTTCTTCATCGCAGTCCCAGCACATGATTTCGAAGCTCGGAACGCGGACGCTCATGCGAACCTTTTTTCTCCTCGCGAGCTTACTTATCTCGTAGTTTACTCTATAAGCCAAATCCATGAGCTTGGGAGTTACAATTTCCTCACGGTCTATGTACTGCAACGGACAGCCCTCGCGCCACTGCCTTCTGCGGGCGTGTTCATACATGCGGTATGGCCTTATTCTGGCCTCTTCCGCAAGAGCTTCAACTTCCTCGGCGGTGTACTTAATCAATGGCCTGAAAAATGGGATGCCAATTCTCGGGAGGCCGCAGAGCCGTATATCCGTCCTGCACTGGTCGAGCAGGGCGCCAATTATCTTGTCGTTGGCGTTATCACCTTTAGCCAAAACATCAAAGCCGTTGTTGATGGCAAACCACTTGGCGTTCCAAAGCATCACTTTCTTGCAGTTGATACATATGGGACCCTTTCTGCCAGCTGTCTCACGGAGAAGACCATCAGTTACGTCCACAAGGTAGTGTTCAACGCCGAGCTTTTTCGTAAATTTCATGGCCCAGTTGAGCGTTTCCCTCCAGCTCCAGCGGTGGAAGAATGTGAGGGCTGAAACGTTGAGACCTGCTTCATTGAGCAGGTAGAGGGCCAAGCTGCTGTCCTTTCCCCCGGAGAATAGGACAAGAATCCGTTTCTCATAAAGCCCGCTTCGTTTAGAGAACTCCCGTATTTCATTAACGACACTCTCAATCATGGGGAAAAATACTGAAAGAGGCTTAAAAATCTAAGCCTCAGATGTTAATCTTGCCGACCCACTTCTCGGCGAGATTGCCGAAGATCGGGAACTTGTAGTACTCACCCTGGTAAGCCTTAAGTATTCCAAGTATCAAAAAGACAAGCCACGCCAACCACACCAACATACCCAGTAATGTGAAGAGAAGTCCTAGTGGTCCAGCAATGATACTCAGAATTGCACCTAGTATCCACAGAACTATCCAGATAATGGTGAGACCTATGAACGTAATCGTTGACTGCATAGCATGGAAACGGACAAAATCACTTTCCTTCTCTAGCACCAGAAAGAGTATGCCAGTGAGCCATCCGAGCACATACGCCAGCAAAGCCTCAACGTTCTCCTCCATGCCCAGAGAAGTCTTCTTTTTGGGTTCTTCGGGTGGAATCTCCTCCATAGACAACACACCTCCGAAATTCAATTAATTGTATTCTCTTTAATTCCTTAAATATCTTTCCAAAGTTTTAACATAGGCTCCAAAGAAGAAATCTTACGTAAGCCTACATCTAAACCAACAGTTTTCTGATTTCGAACCATCGGGCTTTGTTAGGCCCACCAAAGCTTTTTAAGGCTATCTACATACCCAAAATAGAATTAGGATAACCTAACGGTGATGCTCATGATTGTACCCTTAAACACCCTAAGACCCGGAGAAGGGGGAATCGTGGTTAACATAGTGGCTGGGTCCTATGCAAGACAGAGACTGGTTTCTATGGGGCTTACACCTGGAACCACGGTTCAAATCATCGAATCGCACTCAATGGGCCCAATGATTATCTCCGTTGGAGGAGTAAAGTTTGCCATTGGTAACGGATTAGCCGCCAAAGTCATGGTCAGAAAGCTCTGAGGTGGTTCTCCATGATGAAGGTCATTGCTCTGACCGGAAATCCTAATGTTGGGAAGACCACTATTTTCAACGCCTTGACCGGCATGCGCCAGCACGTCGGCAACTGGCCGGGAGTTACCGTTGAAAAGAAGGAGGGAATCCTGGAGTACAGGGGGCAGAAGTTTCTCGTGGTAGATCTCCCGGGAACTTATTCTCTTACCGCTCATTCTGTTGACGAGCTCGTGGCGAGAGATTTTCTCCTCAAGGGGAGCGCGGATGTTGTTGTGAACGTCGTGGATGCGACGGCCCTAATGAGAAACCTCTTTCTCACGATGGAGATACTCGAAATGAGCCTTGACAACGTGATCATAGCGCTCAATAAGACAGACCTCGCTGAGAAGAGAGGCATCGAGATAAACGTTAAGAGGATGGAGGAAGTCCTTGGCGTTCCTATCGTCCCACTTAACGCGAAGGAGGGCATCGGTATTGAGGAGCTCAAGGAAAGGATATACCAGATGGCGAACGGCAAGCTGAAGGCTCACCCCGTCATCCCGACCTATGACCCAGAAGTCGAAAGGGAAATCGAACACATAACCGCGGCCCTCAGAAATACTCCCCTGGCAGAAAAGTACAGCCTCCGATGGCTCGCCATAAAGCTCCTCCAGAGGGACGACGGAGTAATAAAGCTCATCCTCAGGCACCTTGGAAAGGAGAAGCTCGACGAGATAATGACTCACATAGAGGAAGTCGAAGAGCGGTATAAGCGCGCGATGGATCTCATAATAGCCAGCCAGAAGTATGAGTTCATAGATGGACTCATGCACAGGTTCGTGAGGTATTCCCATGAGCAAGGAGAGACCTTCAGCGACCAACTCGACCGGATTCTGACGCATCCAGTTTACGGCCTCTTGGCACTCTTTGGAGTGTTCTACCTTGTCTTTAAGTTCGTCTTCACCTTTGGAATGCCCCTTCAGGAACTGCTTGATGGGGCTTTCTCGAACTTTGGAGAGTGGCTAGCCCCCCAAATAGCTAGCGAGATCCTCCGCGGTTTGGTTGTTGATGGAATCATTGCCGGAGTCGGCTCGGTTCTAAGCTTCTTCCCGCTGGTGTTCCTCCTGTTCCTTGCCATGTCCCTGCTCGAGGACGTCGGCTACATGGCCAGGGCCGCCGTCGTGATGGAGAGAATAATGCGCAAGTTCGGCCTCCCCGGGAAGAGCTTCATACCCATGGTCCTCGCCTTCGGCTGCAACGTTCCCGCAGTGATGGCCACCAGAACCCTTGACGATGAGAGGGACAGACTCGTTACGATGCTTGTAAACCCATTAATCCCGTGCAGCGCGAGGCTGAGCGTCATAAGCTTCCTCGCAGGGGCCTTCTTTATCGAGAGGCGGGCCCTCGTGGCAGTCAGCATTTACGCCACTGCCATACTCCTCGCGCTCCTCACGGCATGGGTCATCAGCAGGTTCATAATCAAAGGGGAAGAAAGCCCCTTCATCATCGAGCTACCAGAATACCTTGTGCCCTCATGGAAGACGATACTGCTCCACTCCTGGGAGAGGAGCAAGGAGTTCGTCAAGAAGGCAGGAACGATAATACTCCTGGGATCGATAGCAATATGGTACCTCAGCAGCTACCCCGTCGAGATAGGCACCGGCCAGAGCTACGCTGAGAGGCTCGGCACCTTTTTCGAGCCCTACATGAAGTTCATGGGCCTTGACTGGAAGGCTGCGGTAGGCCTGCTCTTCGGTATAATCGCCAAGGAGAACGTCATCTCGACTTACGGTATAATCTACGGAAATGAGGAGGTAATAGCGAGCGTCATGACACCCCTTCAGGCGTATGTGCTGGCCCTTGTTACGACCCTCTACGTCCCGTGTATCGCCACAATCGGTGCGATAAGGGCTGAGAGCAACTGGAAGTGGGCGGCATTTACGGTTTTTTACATGATAGCGCTGGCTTCCATAGTAGGAATAATAGTCTGGCAAATCGGCACGGCTCTGGGTCTTTGAGGTGAAAAAGATGCTTGAGCAAATCCTTGAGCTGATCAAGGAAGGGAAAAGCCTCGATGAGATAGCCGAGAGGCTCTCGCTCCCGCGGGAAGAAGTTGAGGGGGCGCTGAAGATCCTGGAAACTCTGGGCTACATTGAACGGGTAGAACTCGGAAGCTCGACCTGTGAAACATGCCCTCTCAAGAGTGTCTGCCCCGGCTCCTGTTTCCGCTTTAAGGGGCAGATATACATCGTTCCGGAATTAAATCTCAGTGGACAGAAATGAACTCCTCCTCCTTTTCGTTCATTGTGGGACATATTTAATGGCCGTAAAATATATAAGTTTCCAGCAGGAGTGTTAAATGGTGATACTATGAAAGCCGTTATTCTTGCTGGTGGTTTTGGAACTAGGTTAAGGCCACTTTCATCAACCAGACCAAAGCCGATGGTTCCAGTTCTTGGCAAGCCGAACCTTCAGTACCTTCTGGAGAGCCTTGAGAAGATATCCGAAATCGACGAAGTTGTTCTTTCGGTTCACTATATGAAGGGGGAGATAAGAGAGTTCATCGACGAGAAGATGAGCGATTATCCCAAAGACATCCGCTTCGTTAACGATCCCATGCCGCTTGAAACCGGTGGTGCGCTCAAGAACGTTGAGGACTACGTGAGCGAGGACTTCCTCGTTATCTACGGTGATGTCTTCACGAACTTTGACTTCAAAGAGCTTATAGAGGCTCACAGAAAGAACGGTAGCCTCATCACTGTTGCCGTCACCAAGGTCTATGATCCCGAGAAGTACGGTGTCGTTGAGGTCGATGAAGAAGGCAAGATTGTTCACTTCGAAGAGAAGCCCAAGAGGCCGAAGACTAACCTCGTCGATGCCGGAATATACATGGTGAACAAAAAGGTTCTTGATGCCATTCCAAAGAACAAGGAGGTCTACTTTGAGAAGGAAGTTCTTCCGAAGTTTGTCGCCCAGGGAGAGGTTTATGCCCACCAGATACCACGCGGGCACTACTGGATTGACCTCGGAACGCCAGATGATCTTTTCTACGCCCACCAAATAGCGATGGACGAGATAACTAAGCAGAATGGCTACTACACCATCAAAGAAGGTGCAGAGGTTCCAGAGGACGTTGAGATTCAGGGACCTGTCTACATCGACGAAGGGGTCAAGATAGGCCATGGCGCCAAGATAAAGGCCTACACGTATATCGGTCCGAACAGCATAATCGAGGACAAGGCATATCTCAAAAGGGCCATCCTGATAGGAAGCGACATAGTCAAGGAGAGGGCGGAGATAAAGGACTCCATACTTGGAGAAGGCGTCGTTATTAGCAGGAACGTCCTCCTCAAAGAGAACGCCGTCGTCGGTGACTATGCCAAGATATACGACAACCTCGTCATCTACGGTGCGAAGGTACTCCCGTGGAAAAAGGTCGAGGAGTACGAAGCCTACATCAAGATAAAGCTCGATCCAACCAAGGTCAGACCCGGCGTTACGCCGGAGCGCTGTCCGCTTGGACTGCCCGAGTGCATCTACACCAAATTCAAGGCCATAGCAGGAGAAAAACCATCCTGTGACGAGTGTATCGAGAACCAGTGGCTCTTCTGAGCCTTTCCTCTTTTTGAACCTTTAGGACAAGCTTTAAATGCTCGTGAAAGAAGGAAATCAAAACTGACCTCCTCCCCACCCTGAAGGGCGATGCCTGAAGAAGAAAAATGTCAAAAACTTTCGATGAAACTTTGCGCCAGCAAAGTTTTCTTCAGTACCTAATTCTCGGGTTGTACTCGAGGAGCATCAGGCCGTTCTTGAATATTCTTATCGTGCCGCTCTCGGAGAGGCTTATGGAGATGGCTTTAGTCAGCTTCGTTATTCCAGCAGCTGCTATGTGCCTGCTGCCGAGTCCCGGCGGGAGCATCAGGTCTATGGCCCTGGGATCAACCTCTATGTACCTTCCCGCCGCTATGATCCTCCCAGTATTGCTTACGACGAACGCCCCGTCAAGCTGGGCAAATTCTTTAATGATCTCCTTGCTGTCCCTGTCAAGAACGTTTATCTTGTGGCCCTTGAAGGGGTTGGGTATCATCTGGTGGGAGTGCTTCAGCACGTTCCTCGTGTCGCCGATTATGAAGAGCGTTCCTACAGGTGTGCCCTCCCTTCCTTCTATGCTCAGCTCGATGGTTATCTCAAGCAACCGCTGAAGGACGTTCTGGTTCTGGGCAAAGAAGCCTCTCATGGCGGAGATGCTTTTCTTGACAGTTTTGATTCCGATCAGCTCGCTGGTAACGTAAACGAAAGAATCCCCCTCTTTAACTATATCATGCTCAAGGAGAAATGCCGAGATTAAGTTGAGAATGTTGTTCAGATCAAGATTCTGGGGAATTGAAACTCTTTTGATCTTCTCGTTCTCAACGTCAAAGGAAGAGCTCACTATTACAACAGTAACTCCTATGTCCGGAATTCTTCCCTGCTCAACGTCTTCGAGTATCACCAGCGATTTCCCTTCGAGTTCTTTTACGATATCGATCGCGCTTTTTATCAGTATCTCGGGGATTCTCTTGCCCATATTAACCAGCCATTAATGAAGTGACTTTGGGTAGTATAAAAATCTACCGTCTTCAGAAAACGTTAAAACTAAGCGTGCTATATGGCATTTGGTGTGAAACATGAGGATCGTGGTTGCAATAACCGGGGCAAGTGGTGTAATCTATGGTGTGAGGTTGATCGAAGTTCTGCGTGAGCTGGGGCATGATGTTGTGACGGTAGCTTCTAAAACAGGTCTGGCAGTGATAAGGCACGAGCTTGGAATAGATTTCAAGCCGGATTACCGAGAGGAAAATCTCTTCGCGCCGATAGCTTCTGGCTCCAACCGCTTCGATGCCGTGGTAATAGCCCCCTGTTCGATGAAGACTCTTTCCGCAATAGCCAATGGCTACGCCGACAACCTGATAACAAGGGTAGCCGATGTTGCTTTAAAGGAACGCAGAAAACTTATCCTACTCGTCAGGGAAACCCCCTTAAACTTGATACATCTGCAAAATATGGTGCTGGCCACCCAAGCTGGTGCAGTCGTTATGCCAGCTTCCCCAGGATTTTACACAAAACCCAAAACTTTGGACGAAATGGTAAACTTTATAATTGGAAAATCCTAGATCTTCTTGGGATCGAGAACGAGATATACCCTCGGTGGAGGAGTTGATATGGTCCAGCTTGATGACCTTGATAGGGCAATCCTCCGCATTCTGAAGGAGGATGCAAGGTTGACAATATCCGAGATAGCCGAGAGGCTTAATAGGCCGGAATCCACGATCCATTTTAGGATTAAAAAGCTACAAGAGCGAAACATCATTGATAAATACACTATAATC of the Thermococcus onnurineus NA1 genome contains:
- a CDS encoding 50S ribosomal protein L35ae, which produces MPRGKAIVLAYAGTHEHQDNHHMILKPLGVDGREQAARLIGRKVVWRTPTGKKMVGKILKPHGNRGEVKAYFKPGLPGQALGDYVEIL
- the feoB gene encoding ferrous iron transport protein B, which produces MMKVIALTGNPNVGKTTIFNALTGMRQHVGNWPGVTVEKKEGILEYRGQKFLVVDLPGTYSLTAHSVDELVARDFLLKGSADVVVNVVDATALMRNLFLTMEILEMSLDNVIIALNKTDLAEKRGIEINVKRMEEVLGVPIVPLNAKEGIGIEELKERIYQMANGKLKAHPVIPTYDPEVEREIEHITAALRNTPLAEKYSLRWLAIKLLQRDDGVIKLILRHLGKEKLDEIMTHIEEVEERYKRAMDLIIASQKYEFIDGLMHRFVRYSHEQGETFSDQLDRILTHPVYGLLALFGVFYLVFKFVFTFGMPLQELLDGAFSNFGEWLAPQIASEILRGLVVDGIIAGVGSVLSFFPLVFLLFLAMSLLEDVGYMARAAVVMERIMRKFGLPGKSFIPMVLAFGCNVPAVMATRTLDDERDRLVTMLVNPLIPCSARLSVISFLAGAFFIERRALVAVSIYATAILLALLTAWVISRFIIKGEESPFIIELPEYLVPSWKTILLHSWERSKEFVKKAGTIILLGSIAIWYLSSYPVEIGTGQSYAERLGTFFEPYMKFMGLDWKAAVGLLFGIIAKENVISTYGIIYGNEEVIASVMTPLQAYVLALVTTLYVPCIATIGAIRAESNWKWAAFTVFYMIALASIVGIIVWQIGTALGL
- a CDS encoding DNA-binding protein, which encodes MLEQILELIKEGKSLDEIAERLSLPREEVEGALKILETLGYIERVELGSSTCETCPLKSVCPGSCFRFKGQIYIVPELNLSGQK
- a CDS encoding DUF4870 domain-containing protein, whose amino-acid sequence is MEEIPPEEPKKKTSLGMEENVEALLAYVLGWLTGILFLVLEKESDFVRFHAMQSTITFIGLTIIWIVLWILGAILSIIAGPLGLLFTLLGMLVWLAWLVFLILGILKAYQGEYYKFPIFGNLAEKWVGKINI
- the pepQ gene encoding Xaa-Pro dipeptidase PepQ, which encodes MRIERLQEYISEKGLDAALITRRENLFYFTGSSPVLGGYLVVTPDESVFLVPELEYEEAKETSKVPVEKFKAGKGLYERLKSFKLRKLGIEGRTSFSMVQALREKAGVEDFDVLDEVIKELRIIKTKEEIEVIEAACKIADMAMMAALEEISEGKREREIAAEMEYVMKMNGAEKPAFDTIIASGWRSALPHGVASDKRIERGELVVIDEGALYRHYHSDMTRTIVVGSPNEKQKEIYEIVLEAQKKGVEAARPGITAKELDTIVRNIIAEYGYGDNFIHSTGHGVGLEIHEWPRVSQQDDTELKPGMVITIEPGIYIPKFGGVRIEDTVLITENGAKRLTKTERELI
- a CDS encoding HAD family hydrolase; the protein is MVVYLFDFDGTLVDSTGAVEKALTIAIEKTIPAVIESDLYDEYYKALFLFIKGKLTYQYLGVIHELVAQGTIHEYYKLMPKYIKDFPFAKEVIRTLRKRGRRVISFSGEHTYPGGKVIFMKKTNWYDEFDEVITFKGTKDMLQKFETLRALYPDEPFVWVDDSPGRFTYILDDNTLLVQKASPYKSDVALLFERQNFVKIKDIREILDIDDGLAGFEG
- a CDS encoding AIR synthase family protein codes for the protein MRLPPGKLRNDVLREVVFPNIGIEDVRVIYGPREGFDSAVLEYDHEHYLIVATDPTLGVPEETFGFFTYHFAASDVAVFGARPRWLIVDLLFPPGTERSFLENIMRSLNTECRKYGSSIIGGHTGAYPTIAEPTSTTTAMGLVRKDELKLPLAEPGDKIIVTAKIGLEFAVSAAYFREEELRKFLTFKEIERLKRLFTFETALPDALIARPFVRGMHDATEGGLTALHEIAENSGVGFRVYADRLYLDPLVRKVLEFYGLEPWSVSSTGTLIAITPPEKADALITELNKNGIMAFELGEFTEEKERVLVKGGKEKTFPTFERDPYTELYGEG
- a CDS encoding tRNA (guanine(10)-N(2))-dimethyltransferase; this encodes MELKEVREGLARILVPKAERIYDAPVFYNPLMALNRDISVLALKALGSRRVLDALSATGIRGIRYALETPAGEIWLNDINPNAFRLIVDNVKLNFSGELEIEGKMAVLEGEKTLVVTNADANRLMNEQFRYFDFVDLDPFGSPMEFLDSALRAVKRRGVLAITATDTGVLCGAYRNACLRKYLAEPIRGELCHEAGLRILIGTLVRYAAKYDLGVEVLLAYYRDHYFRAFLQLRNGAKTADKSMKQLGYLYQDESGKFEFENTFLPSKATAHGPLWLGPLKNQEFVEELHRLSAEHPLGSKKTQKFLGLLKDELEVPFFYDTHAVARRHGLEVRKLAGVIEILYEKGYKATRTHFSPTALKTDAPFEEVLEALRELQ
- a CDS encoding mRNA surveillance protein pelota, with product MQIIHEDPKEGKVKVKAETLDDLWHLYHIIDEGDVVYAKTLRKQSQRSDSLRAEKVEVIPVFLGVRAEKINFHKFANQVRVTGPIVYASREDVPLGKYHTIAIEEGTVVTIQKPRWKEHHIERLREAVSASKRARVMIVVIDDGEADMALVREYGVEILTSIRHNLGGKRYNTDREAEEKRFFHDVAKTMEEIMNREKVEKAIVAGPGFVKEDFYKFLRENYPELVKKVVIEDTSVTGRTGIYEVIKRGTVDRVYHENRVAKEVQLIEKVLENIAKNNGLVAYGLREVEEAANYGAVETLLVLDELLKGEMREKIEELMDAVRYSRGEVVIVSSEHEGGEKLKALGGLAALLRFRVK
- a CDS encoding DUF7411 family protein is translated as MIESVVNEIREFSKRSGLYEKRILVLFSGGKDSSLALYLLNEAGLNVSALTFFHRWSWRETLNWAMKFTKKLGVEHYLVDVTDGLLRETAGRKGPICINCKKVMLWNAKWFAINNGFDVLAKGDNANDKIIGALLDQCRTDIRLCGLPRIGIPFFRPLIKYTAEEVEALAEEARIRPYRMYEHARRRQWREGCPLQYIDREEIVTPKLMDLAYRVNYEISKLARRKKVRMSVRVPSFEIMCWDCDEETLRDAQEIIAKFRRVEG
- a CDS encoding FeoA family protein, with the protein product MLMIVPLNTLRPGEGGIVVNIVAGSYARQRLVSMGLTPGTTVQIIESHSMGPMIISVGGVKFAIGNGLAAKVMVRKL